From Mycolicibacterium nivoides, a single genomic window includes:
- a CDS encoding acyl-CoA dehydrogenase, with translation MTAGLVRSWLESGRLDLPLPGSGATVRRWQRLAELTEIDVVAGRLAEAHVDAVAILDELGAKPPAPGQLWAVWAAEDPNAVLNAHTTGSGETGTVKLSGTKAWCSGAGLCTHALVTARLDDGRRALYAVETSGKGVRPLPSTWRNPGMAASDTRSVQFSGAPAVSVGSPGDYLDRPGFWHGAIGVAACWVGAARAVAAPLYDRAARGAADAHVLAHLGAVDAAIAAAEAMLVAAAEATDADPFDRSRSAQLLARRTRAVAETAVDAAITRTGRALGPAPLCQDAQHARRVADLTIYVRQSHAERDLAALGKLAGERR, from the coding sequence ATGACGGCCGGTTTGGTTCGGAGCTGGCTGGAGTCGGGCCGGTTGGACCTGCCGCTGCCGGGCTCAGGTGCGACGGTGCGGCGTTGGCAACGGCTTGCGGAGCTGACGGAGATCGACGTCGTCGCCGGGCGACTTGCGGAAGCTCACGTCGACGCCGTCGCGATCCTCGACGAGCTGGGTGCCAAACCGCCTGCGCCAGGCCAGCTGTGGGCGGTGTGGGCCGCCGAAGATCCGAACGCCGTCCTCAATGCGCACACCACCGGAAGCGGTGAAACAGGCACGGTGAAACTGTCGGGCACCAAGGCGTGGTGCTCGGGAGCGGGCCTCTGCACACACGCGTTGGTGACGGCCCGCCTCGACGACGGCCGACGCGCGCTGTACGCGGTGGAGACGAGCGGCAAAGGGGTGCGCCCGTTGCCCAGCACCTGGAGGAATCCGGGCATGGCGGCCAGCGATACCCGCTCGGTCCAATTCAGCGGCGCGCCCGCGGTGTCCGTCGGTAGTCCCGGTGACTATCTGGATCGCCCCGGGTTCTGGCACGGTGCGATCGGCGTCGCGGCGTGTTGGGTCGGTGCTGCGCGCGCAGTCGCCGCACCGCTGTATGACCGCGCCGCCCGCGGAGCAGCTGATGCGCACGTACTGGCCCACCTCGGTGCCGTCGACGCCGCGATCGCGGCGGCCGAAGCGATGCTGGTCGCGGCGGCCGAGGCGACCGACGCTGACCCTTTCGATCGCTCCCGGTCCGCCCAGTTACTCGCCCGGCGAACCCGCGCCGTCGCCGAAACCGCTGTGGATGCGGCGATTACCCGCACGGGCCGCGCACTCGGGCCCGCGCCGCTGTGCCAGGATGCCCAACACGCACGTCGCGTCGCGGATCTGACGATCTACGTGCGGCAGAGCCATGCCGAGCGCGACCTCGCCGCGCTCGGCAAACTGGCGGGGGAGCGCCGATGA
- a CDS encoding glycosyltransferase yields MTARVNHLATAFDQAIIVIPAHNEAALLPRCLRAVTTAAACCPMPVLTVVVLDSCDDGSAELVGEFGHDVHFVSVEAGNVGASRAAGFAYARSLCNHVDDSRAWYATTDADSQVDPDWLLRQTASAAAMVLGVVRVTDWRHHPVALVRHYMRSYESGARGPKGHNHIHGANMGFRADVYWTLGGFRPLATGEDVELVERFETAGYRIERDSTLSVTTSARRNGRAPGGFAGYLRDVSRSVFRSAERDSA; encoded by the coding sequence ATGACAGCACGGGTGAACCACTTGGCGACCGCCTTTGATCAGGCAATCATCGTCATTCCGGCCCACAATGAAGCGGCGCTTCTGCCCCGCTGCCTGCGTGCGGTGACCACGGCCGCGGCCTGTTGCCCGATGCCGGTGCTGACCGTCGTCGTCCTGGATTCCTGTGACGACGGCAGCGCCGAGCTGGTGGGCGAGTTCGGTCACGACGTTCACTTCGTCAGCGTGGAGGCGGGCAACGTCGGCGCGAGCCGGGCCGCCGGTTTCGCCTATGCACGCTCGCTGTGCAACCACGTCGACGACTCCCGCGCCTGGTACGCCACCACCGACGCCGACAGCCAGGTGGATCCCGACTGGCTGCTTCGGCAGACCGCGTCGGCGGCCGCCATGGTGCTGGGCGTGGTGCGGGTGACCGACTGGCGGCATCACCCCGTCGCGCTCGTCCGGCACTACATGCGTTCCTACGAGTCGGGTGCGCGGGGACCCAAGGGGCACAACCACATCCATGGCGCCAACATGGGTTTTCGTGCCGACGTGTACTGGACGCTCGGGGGTTTCCGCCCCCTGGCCACCGGCGAGGACGTCGAGTTGGTCGAAAGGTTCGAGACCGCCGGCTACCGGATAGAACGGGACTCGACGCTGTCGGTGACCACCTCAGCGCGCAGAAACGGCCGGGCGCCCGGCGGCTTCGCAGGCTACCTCCGCGATGTGTCGCGGTCGGTATTTCGTTCGGCCGAAAGGGATTCCGCATGA
- a CDS encoding PH domain-containing protein, with the protein MGYPENVLANDEQVVLHRHPHWKRLIGAVLVLVLTTAASAFVAAVVNTMDWQATAKNVLFIVIGAIWLVVVGWLTVWPFLNWWTTHFVITDRRVMFRHGVLTRSGIDIPLARINSVEFRHGLTDRLMRTGTLIIESASQDPLEFHDIPRVEQVHSLLYHEVFDTLGSEESPS; encoded by the coding sequence GTGGGGTACCCGGAGAATGTGCTGGCAAACGACGAGCAGGTGGTGTTGCACCGGCATCCGCACTGGAAACGTCTGATCGGTGCGGTCCTCGTCCTCGTCCTGACGACCGCGGCATCGGCGTTCGTCGCCGCCGTGGTCAACACCATGGACTGGCAGGCCACCGCCAAGAACGTGCTGTTCATCGTGATCGGGGCGATTTGGCTAGTCGTGGTCGGTTGGCTGACGGTCTGGCCGTTCCTCAACTGGTGGACCACGCACTTCGTCATCACCGACCGGCGGGTGATGTTCCGGCACGGGGTACTGACCCGCTCGGGCATCGACATCCCGCTCGCGCGGATCAACAGCGTCGAATTCCGCCACGGGCTGACCGACCGGCTGATGCGCACCGGCACGCTGATCATCGAATCGGCGTCGCAGGATCCTCTGGAATTCCACGATATTCCGCGCGTGGAGCAGGTGCATTCACTGCTGTATCACGAAGTCTTCGACACCCTGGGGTCTGAAGAGTCGCCGAGCTGA
- a CDS encoding biotin--[acetyl-CoA-carboxylase] ligase: MDDRQPNRPPLDAAALRESLSAPWHQLDVVDETGSTNADLIARAAAGGEIAGAVLLAEYQNAGRGRHGRQWSAPPRSQLALSVGVDAAGVPADTWGWLPLATGVAVVDAVAEVTGVRVGLKWPNDVLVGPGGGKLAGILAEVASPAPVVVVGLGLNVTMTTDEAPDPRATSLTQLGAGTVDRNPLAQALLRHLAARFAGWRNADPGLAADYRARSVTIGSRVRAILPGDNALVGMAVDVDELGRLIIDTGAERATVSAGDITHLRPDAP, from the coding sequence ATGGATGATCGCCAGCCGAACCGCCCGCCGCTCGATGCCGCCGCTTTGCGGGAGTCGTTGAGCGCGCCGTGGCATCAACTCGACGTCGTCGACGAGACCGGATCGACCAACGCCGATCTGATCGCGCGGGCGGCCGCCGGTGGGGAGATCGCCGGTGCGGTGTTGCTGGCCGAGTACCAGAACGCGGGGCGCGGACGGCATGGCAGGCAGTGGTCGGCGCCGCCACGGTCACAGTTGGCATTGTCGGTCGGAGTCGACGCGGCAGGGGTTCCCGCGGACACCTGGGGATGGCTGCCGTTGGCCACCGGGGTCGCCGTCGTCGACGCCGTCGCTGAGGTCACGGGCGTACGCGTGGGCCTGAAATGGCCGAACGACGTCCTGGTCGGCCCGGGTGGCGGGAAACTGGCCGGAATCCTCGCTGAGGTGGCGTCGCCCGCGCCGGTCGTCGTCGTCGGGCTCGGCTTGAACGTGACGATGACCACCGACGAGGCCCCCGACCCGCGGGCCACCTCACTGACGCAGCTCGGAGCCGGAACGGTGGACCGCAACCCGCTGGCTCAGGCGCTGCTCCGGCATCTGGCCGCCCGGTTCGCCGGCTGGCGCAATGCCGATCCGGGGCTGGCCGCCGACTACCGCGCTCGCAGCGTCACCATCGGCAGCCGGGTCCGCGCGATCCTGCCCGGCGACAACGCGTTGGTGGGCATGGCCGTCGACGTCGACGAACTCGGGCGGCTGATCATCGACACCGGTGCCGAACGGGCCACGGTTTCTGCAGGCGACATCACGCATCTGCGCCCCGATGCGCCGTAG
- a CDS encoding Rieske 2Fe-2S domain-containing protein translates to MSDIREIDAGAEMTRFARGWHCVGLAEIFRDGQPHGIEAFGTKLVVYSDSAGELHVLDSYCRHMGGDLSMGSVKDDNLACPFHDWRWGSDGKCKLVPYAKRTPRLARTRKWPTTEVNGQLLVWHDPEGSAPAAELTPPTIEGYDEGIWSPWQWNSILIEGSHCREIVDNNVDMAHFFYIHHAYPTYFKNVIEGHTASQFMESKPRPDYATRELWDGTYLRSEATYFGPAYMINWLHNDLAPDFTVEIALINCHYPVTHDSFVLQWGVAVQQNPALSADKAEKLAATMSRTFGDGFMEDVEIWKHKARIDNPLLTEEDGPVYHHRRWYEQFYVDAADVTPDMTDRFEQEVDTTHANELWHEEVAANLANR, encoded by the coding sequence ATGAGTGACATCCGGGAAATCGACGCCGGCGCGGAGATGACGCGGTTCGCCCGCGGCTGGCACTGCGTCGGGCTCGCTGAGATATTCCGTGACGGGCAGCCGCACGGCATCGAGGCCTTCGGTACCAAGCTCGTCGTCTATTCCGACTCGGCCGGCGAACTGCACGTGCTCGATTCGTACTGCAGGCACATGGGCGGCGACCTGTCGATGGGGTCGGTCAAGGACGACAACCTGGCGTGTCCGTTCCACGACTGGCGCTGGGGCAGCGACGGAAAGTGCAAGTTGGTGCCCTACGCCAAGCGCACTCCGCGGCTGGCGCGTACCCGCAAGTGGCCCACCACCGAGGTCAACGGTCAGCTGCTGGTCTGGCATGACCCGGAAGGCTCCGCGCCGGCCGCCGAGCTGACCCCGCCCACGATCGAGGGCTACGACGAGGGCATCTGGTCACCGTGGCAATGGAATTCGATCCTGATCGAGGGATCGCACTGCCGTGAGATCGTCGACAACAACGTCGACATGGCGCACTTCTTCTACATTCACCACGCCTACCCGACTTACTTCAAGAACGTCATCGAAGGCCACACCGCAAGCCAGTTCATGGAGTCCAAGCCGCGTCCGGACTACGCCACCAGAGAGCTCTGGGACGGCACCTACCTGCGTTCGGAGGCAACGTATTTCGGTCCGGCGTACATGATCAATTGGCTGCACAACGACCTCGCCCCTGACTTCACCGTGGAGATCGCCCTGATCAACTGCCACTACCCGGTGACGCATGACTCGTTCGTGCTGCAGTGGGGTGTCGCGGTCCAGCAGAATCCCGCGCTGTCGGCGGACAAGGCCGAGAAGCTCGCCGCGACCATGAGCCGGACCTTCGGCGACGGCTTCATGGAGGACGTCGAGATCTGGAAGCACAAGGCCCGGATCGACAATCCATTGCTGACCGAGGAGGACGGTCCGGTCTACCACCATCGCCGGTGGTACGAGCAGTTCTACGTCGATGCCGCCGATGTCACGCCCGACATGACCGATCGCTTCGAGCAGGAGGTCGACACCACGCACGCCAACGAGCTGTGGCACGAGGAGGTCGCGGCCAACCTGGCCAATCGGTAG
- a CDS encoding FAD-binding protein has protein sequence MKWTDECDVLIAGSGGGGVTGAFTAAREGLSVILVEASDKFGGTTAYSGGGGVWFPCNPVLKRAGTDDTIEDALEYYHAVVGDRTPRELQDTYVRGGAGLIEYLEADDNLKFAPMPWPDYFGKAPKARTDGQRHIAARPLKVEKAPHLRELVRGPLDADRLGAEQPDDYFIGGRALIARFLKAIEQYPNASVRRNTPLVELVVEDGVVTGAIVESGGERQAIRARRGVLLAAGGFEGNDELRREYGVPGVARDTMGPPANLGRAHQAAMAVGADVDLMEQAWWSPGLTHPDGRSAFALWFTGGIFVDQNGQRFVNESAAYDRIGRAILPRLADGSMTLPYWMIYDDREGEVPPVKATNVSMVDAQRYIDAGLWHTADTLEELAAKIGVPAENLTATVERFNGFVAAGSDEDFGRGDEAYDRAFSGGASPLVAIEKGPFHAAAFGISDLGTKGGLRTDTAARVLDVDGQVIAGLYAAGNTMAAPSGTAYPGGGNPIGTSMLFSHLAVKDMLGRDV, from the coding sequence ATGAAGTGGACAGACGAATGTGACGTGCTGATCGCCGGGTCCGGCGGTGGCGGCGTGACCGGCGCCTTCACCGCCGCCCGCGAAGGTCTGTCGGTGATCCTGGTGGAGGCCAGCGACAAATTCGGCGGCACCACAGCGTATTCCGGTGGCGGCGGGGTGTGGTTCCCGTGCAACCCGGTGCTCAAGCGGGCCGGCACCGACGACACCATCGAGGACGCGCTGGAGTACTACCACGCCGTCGTCGGCGACCGCACCCCGCGGGAACTGCAGGACACCTACGTCCGCGGCGGCGCCGGGCTGATCGAGTATCTCGAAGCCGACGACAATCTGAAGTTCGCGCCGATGCCGTGGCCCGACTATTTCGGCAAGGCGCCCAAGGCCCGCACCGACGGTCAACGCCACATCGCGGCCCGGCCGCTCAAGGTGGAGAAAGCCCCGCACCTGCGCGAGCTGGTGCGGGGCCCGCTCGACGCCGACCGGCTCGGCGCCGAACAGCCCGACGACTACTTCATCGGCGGCCGGGCGCTGATCGCCCGGTTCCTCAAAGCCATTGAGCAGTACCCGAATGCCTCGGTGCGGCGTAACACCCCGCTGGTGGAGTTGGTCGTCGAGGACGGCGTCGTGACGGGCGCGATCGTCGAATCCGGCGGTGAGCGGCAGGCGATCCGGGCTCGGCGCGGCGTGCTGCTCGCCGCCGGCGGCTTCGAAGGCAACGACGAACTGCGCCGTGAATACGGCGTGCCGGGCGTCGCCCGCGACACCATGGGACCGCCGGCGAACCTGGGCCGCGCGCATCAGGCGGCGATGGCGGTCGGCGCCGACGTCGACCTGATGGAGCAGGCCTGGTGGTCGCCGGGCCTCACGCACCCCGACGGGCGCTCCGCGTTCGCGCTGTGGTTCACCGGCGGCATCTTCGTCGACCAGAACGGGCAGCGCTTCGTCAACGAGTCGGCGGCCTACGACCGCATCGGCCGGGCGATCCTGCCGCGACTGGCCGACGGTTCGATGACGTTGCCGTACTGGATGATCTACGACGACCGCGAGGGAGAAGTGCCGCCCGTCAAGGCGACGAACGTCTCGATGGTCGACGCACAGCGCTACATCGACGCCGGGTTGTGGCACACCGCCGACACCCTGGAGGAGCTGGCGGCCAAGATCGGCGTCCCGGCCGAGAACCTGACCGCCACCGTGGAACGCTTCAACGGCTTCGTCGCCGCCGGATCGGACGAGGATTTCGGTCGCGGTGACGAGGCCTACGACCGCGCCTTCTCCGGCGGGGCATCCCCGCTCGTAGCGATCGAGAAGGGTCCCTTCCATGCCGCCGCGTTCGGCATCTCCGACCTCGGCACCAAGGGCGGGTTGCGTACCGATACCGCGGCCCGGGTACTCGACGTCGACGGACAGGTGATCGCCGGTCTGTATGCCGCGGGCAACACCATGGCCGCGCCCAGCGGCACCGCCTATCCGGGCGGCGGAAATCCGATCGGAACCAGCATGCTGTTCAGCCACCTGGCGGTCAAAGACATGTTAGGACGAGATGTATGA
- a CDS encoding AMP-binding protein has product MPDAVRDSVAEMLLDRVGDQHLGLRTRERDWTWDEVVAESAARGAYATELRGSCPIEGPFHIGVLLDNVPDFLFWLGGAALAGATIVGINPTRGATEMAAEIRHADCQLIVTDSAGAERLGGLDLGLQPDRFLVVDDPAYQDAICARKSAVSAENRAQIAAGEGVDEHSLMLLLFTSGTTGASKAVKCSQGRLARIAYAAAEKFGHVREDVEYCCMPLFHGNAIMALWAPALSVGATVCLTPAFSASGFLPDVRYFGATFFTYVGKALGYLMATAEQPDDAENPLVRGFGTEASPDDQNEFRRRFGAELFEGYGSSEGGGAVVLAPDMPPGALGRPAHQGVAIIDPESLNDCVPAVFDEHGRVLNPDDAVGEIVDKFGTRTFEGYYKNDEANAERIRNGWYWTGDLGYLDEAGFIYFAGRRGDWIRVDGENTSALNIERVLRRHPDVVAAGAYAVPDPRSGDQVMAAIEVADPDGFDAAAFVSYLAGQDDLGTKGIPRFLRVSKDLPVTGSNKVLKRELQRDRWHTDEVVYRWAGRGEPVYRAMDDDDKKSLDDEFAQYGRQRYL; this is encoded by the coding sequence ATGCCTGACGCAGTGCGCGACTCGGTCGCCGAGATGCTGCTCGACCGCGTCGGCGATCAGCATCTCGGCCTGCGCACCCGCGAGCGGGACTGGACCTGGGACGAGGTGGTCGCAGAGTCCGCCGCGCGCGGGGCATACGCGACGGAGCTCCGCGGCTCATGCCCAATTGAAGGCCCTTTCCACATCGGCGTCCTTCTCGACAACGTGCCGGATTTCCTGTTCTGGCTGGGCGGTGCCGCCCTCGCCGGGGCGACGATCGTGGGGATCAACCCGACCCGCGGTGCCACTGAGATGGCAGCAGAAATCCGCCATGCCGATTGCCAGTTGATCGTCACCGATTCCGCCGGTGCCGAGCGTCTAGGCGGCCTGGACCTCGGCCTGCAACCCGATCGGTTCCTCGTTGTCGACGATCCGGCCTATCAAGACGCGATTTGTGCACGAAAGTCCGCGGTAAGCGCGGAAAACCGTGCACAAATCGCGGCTGGCGAGGGCGTGGACGAGCACTCGCTGATGTTGCTGCTGTTCACCTCGGGGACGACGGGTGCGTCCAAGGCGGTCAAATGCAGCCAGGGCAGGCTGGCCCGCATCGCCTATGCGGCCGCGGAGAAGTTCGGCCACGTGCGTGAAGACGTCGAGTACTGCTGCATGCCGCTGTTCCACGGCAACGCGATCATGGCGCTGTGGGCTCCGGCGCTGTCGGTCGGCGCAACCGTGTGCCTGACACCAGCGTTCTCGGCGTCCGGATTCCTGCCGGACGTGCGATATTTCGGCGCGACGTTCTTCACCTACGTGGGCAAGGCGCTCGGCTACCTGATGGCCACCGCGGAACAACCCGACGACGCCGAGAACCCATTGGTCCGCGGCTTCGGCACCGAGGCCTCACCCGACGACCAGAACGAGTTCCGGCGCCGCTTCGGCGCCGAACTGTTCGAGGGCTACGGCTCGAGCGAAGGCGGCGGGGCGGTGGTTCTGGCCCCCGACATGCCGCCGGGCGCACTGGGCCGCCCCGCCCACCAGGGGGTGGCGATCATCGACCCCGAGTCGCTGAACGACTGTGTGCCAGCGGTTTTCGATGAACACGGCCGCGTTCTCAACCCCGACGACGCCGTGGGCGAGATCGTCGACAAATTCGGCACCCGCACGTTCGAGGGCTACTACAAGAACGACGAGGCCAATGCCGAACGCATCCGCAACGGCTGGTACTGGACCGGCGATCTCGGCTACCTCGACGAGGCGGGGTTCATCTACTTCGCAGGCCGCCGCGGTGACTGGATCCGGGTGGACGGTGAGAACACCTCGGCACTGAACATCGAGCGGGTCCTGCGCCGCCACCCCGACGTGGTGGCAGCCGGTGCGTACGCGGTCCCCGATCCGCGTTCGGGCGATCAGGTGATGGCCGCGATCGAGGTGGCCGATCCCGACGGCTTCGACGCCGCGGCCTTCGTGTCCTACCTGGCCGGCCAGGATGACCTGGGAACCAAGGGAATTCCGCGGTTCCTGCGGGTTTCGAAGGACCTGCCGGTCACCGGGTCCAACAAGGTGCTCAAACGCGAACTGCAGCGGGACCGCTGGCACACCGACGAGGTGGTGTACCGGTGGGCGGGACGCGGTGAGCCGGTGTACCGGGCCATGGACGACGATGACAAAAAGTCGCTGGACGATGAGTTCGCGCAGTACGGGAGGCAGCGTTACCTATGA
- a CDS encoding nuclear transport factor 2 family protein has translation MAIIDPTRTWVPVEDRLAVTTNERHRQVLGVVLAHMKAEAEPDMDRLMATLSPNPDYHFWYANADMGPKTTEGVRAYYEAFVASGANHLVFEIDRLAVDDDLVMTEGWMKMIYPGAAAQAIGVEVDDPDGDYLLLFRQLINWPIDADGLIIGEDAYQTGPVSVTRLSQEDLPQAYIDQKRAAAEAHA, from the coding sequence ATGGCCATCATCGATCCGACCCGAACCTGGGTCCCCGTGGAAGACCGTCTCGCCGTCACCACCAACGAGCGGCACCGGCAGGTGCTCGGCGTCGTTCTCGCGCACATGAAGGCCGAGGCTGAGCCCGATATGGACCGGCTCATGGCGACTCTGAGCCCGAATCCGGACTACCACTTCTGGTACGCCAATGCCGATATGGGCCCCAAGACCACCGAGGGTGTGCGCGCCTATTACGAGGCGTTCGTGGCCAGTGGTGCCAACCACCTCGTTTTCGAGATCGATCGCCTTGCCGTCGACGATGATCTGGTGATGACGGAAGGCTGGATGAAGATGATCTATCCGGGCGCGGCCGCCCAGGCGATCGGCGTCGAGGTCGACGACCCGGACGGCGACTACCTGCTGCTGTTCCGTCAGCTCATCAACTGGCCGATAGACGCCGACGGCCTGATCATCGGTGAGGACGCCTACCAGACCGGCCCGGTCAGCGTGACCAGGCTGAGCCAGGAAGACCTGCCGCAGGCCTACATCGACCAGAAGCGCGCCGCTGCCGAGGCTCATGCCTGA
- a CDS encoding PucR family transcriptional regulator, protein MTTAPVLLSELGSDPASVLRLVAQFDALEEQEVNADAAVRFAALIAGCPVGVRWPGGTVVRYDASGRLDPIDDGASPACDRDETVVWVERDGSGHPLDEVLLDRLRRLISRVAARTGVSGTPHLGDPALLEVVLSAKEHREDRARAIRLLGLDETRPTCVLAASGHSPRETLRLITGELAAPTVRSAVIGNATAVVCQGSFDMRELSDRLERLIVEQFPAVVNTGTASGPWIGIGSVGNAFSASTSWHEAVRALRFASSTGFGRRVVAYERLSSLELLADLPIDRVRRNRDVARINEIASTPAGDLDVRTAEAFFVYGSLRRTAAELHVHHSTVAARLARMQAAMGWDFEDPVDRFLGTLVLMVRRIAISSAELADADLL, encoded by the coding sequence ATGACCACGGCGCCGGTTCTGCTCTCTGAACTGGGCAGCGATCCCGCCTCGGTGCTGCGGCTCGTCGCGCAGTTCGACGCGCTGGAGGAACAAGAGGTCAATGCCGACGCGGCCGTGCGGTTTGCCGCGCTGATCGCGGGGTGCCCCGTGGGTGTCCGGTGGCCGGGCGGCACGGTCGTCCGTTACGACGCCTCCGGACGTCTCGATCCGATCGACGACGGCGCCTCGCCGGCATGCGATCGCGACGAGACGGTCGTCTGGGTGGAACGTGACGGGTCCGGGCACCCCTTGGATGAGGTGCTCCTCGATCGGCTGCGACGACTGATAAGTCGCGTCGCTGCGCGGACCGGGGTGAGCGGGACTCCGCACCTGGGCGATCCCGCGCTGCTCGAGGTGGTGCTGTCGGCCAAGGAACATCGCGAAGACCGGGCCCGGGCCATTCGGCTCCTGGGCCTCGACGAGACCAGACCGACGTGTGTGCTGGCTGCGTCGGGGCATTCACCGCGGGAGACCCTGCGCCTCATCACCGGTGAACTGGCCGCGCCGACGGTGCGGTCGGCGGTGATCGGCAACGCGACTGCCGTCGTGTGCCAGGGATCCTTCGACATGCGGGAGCTCTCGGACCGTCTGGAGCGCCTCATCGTCGAACAGTTTCCGGCGGTGGTGAACACCGGCACGGCGTCGGGCCCGTGGATCGGAATCGGATCGGTGGGCAACGCATTCAGCGCGTCGACCTCGTGGCACGAAGCCGTGCGCGCCTTGCGATTCGCGTCGTCGACCGGATTCGGCAGGCGCGTGGTGGCCTACGAGCGGCTGAGCTCGCTGGAGCTGCTGGCCGACCTCCCGATCGACCGGGTGCGACGCAACCGAGATGTGGCCCGTATCAACGAGATTGCGTCAACGCCCGCCGGGGACCTCGATGTGCGGACCGCCGAGGCGTTCTTCGTCTACGGCTCGCTGCGGCGGACGGCCGCCGAATTGCACGTGCACCACAGCACGGTCGCGGCCCGGTTGGCGCGGATGCAGGCCGCGATGGGGTGGGATTTCGAGGATCCGGTGGACCGCTTTCTGGGCACGCTGGTGCTCATGGTGCGGCGCATCGCGATCTCGTCGGCCGAACTGGCCGACGCGGACCTGCTGTAG
- a CDS encoding acyl-CoA carboxylase subunit beta, with protein sequence MTSVTEPSAEHQVDIHTTAGKLADLKRRAEETLHPVGEAAVDKVHAKGKLTARERILALLDEGSFVELDALAKHRSTNFGLENNRPLGDGVITGYGTIDGRDVCIFSQDATVFGGSLGEVYGEKIVKVQELAIKTGRPLIGINDGAGARIQEGVVSLGLYSRIFHNNIKASGVIPQISLIMGAAAGGHVYSPALTDFIVMVDQTSQMFITGPDVIKTVTGEDVTMEELGGAHTHMAKSGTAHYVASGEQDAFEYVRDLLSYLPPNNYAEPPHYPVAPAQGSIEETLTDEDIELDTLIPDSPNQPYDMHEVITRILDDDEFLEVQAGYAGNIVVGFGRVDGRPVGIVANQPTQFAGCLDINASEKAARFIRTCDCFNIPIVLLVDVPGFLPGTDQEYNGIIRRGAKLLYAYGEATVAKVTVITRKSYGGAYCVMGSKDMGADVVVAWPTAQIAVMGASGAVGFVYRSELRDAAKNGEDVDALRLELQQTYEDTLVNPYIAAERGYVDAVIPPSHTRGYVANALRLLERKIIQMPPKKHGNIPL encoded by the coding sequence ATGACGAGCGTTACCGAGCCGTCCGCCGAGCACCAGGTGGACATCCACACCACTGCAGGCAAGCTGGCTGATCTCAAGAGGCGGGCCGAGGAGACGCTGCATCCTGTCGGCGAAGCCGCCGTGGACAAGGTGCACGCCAAGGGCAAGCTGACCGCCCGCGAGCGCATCCTGGCCCTGCTCGATGAGGGGTCGTTCGTCGAACTCGACGCGCTGGCCAAGCACCGCAGCACCAACTTCGGCCTGGAGAACAACCGGCCGCTGGGCGACGGGGTGATCACCGGCTACGGCACCATCGACGGCCGCGACGTCTGCATCTTCAGCCAGGACGCCACCGTGTTCGGCGGCAGCCTCGGTGAGGTCTACGGCGAGAAGATCGTCAAGGTCCAGGAGCTGGCCATCAAGACCGGCCGCCCGCTGATCGGCATCAACGACGGCGCCGGCGCCCGCATCCAGGAGGGCGTGGTCTCGCTTGGCCTGTACAGCCGGATCTTCCACAACAACATCAAGGCCTCGGGTGTCATCCCGCAGATCTCGTTGATCATGGGTGCCGCGGCCGGTGGCCACGTCTACTCCCCCGCGCTGACCGACTTCATCGTCATGGTCGACCAGACCAGCCAGATGTTCATCACCGGCCCGGACGTCATCAAGACCGTCACCGGCGAGGACGTCACCATGGAGGAGCTGGGCGGCGCCCACACCCACATGGCTAAGTCCGGCACCGCGCACTACGTCGCCTCCGGCGAGCAGGACGCCTTCGAGTACGTCCGCGACCTGCTTAGCTACCTGCCCCCGAACAACTACGCCGAGCCGCCGCACTACCCGGTGGCCCCGGCGCAGGGCTCGATCGAGGAGACCCTGACCGACGAGGACATCGAGCTCGACACGCTGATCCCGGATTCGCCGAATCAGCCGTACGACATGCACGAGGTCATCACCCGCATCCTCGATGACGACGAGTTCCTCGAGGTGCAGGCCGGTTACGCCGGCAACATCGTGGTCGGCTTCGGCCGGGTCGACGGCCGCCCGGTGGGCATCGTGGCCAACCAGCCCACCCAGTTCGCGGGCTGCCTCGACATCAACGCCTCGGAGAAGGCCGCCCGGTTCATCCGGACCTGCGACTGCTTCAACATCCCGATCGTCCTGCTGGTCGACGTCCCGGGCTTCCTGCCCGGCACCGACCAGGAGTACAACGGCATCATCCGGCGCGGCGCCAAGCTGCTCTACGCCTACGGTGAAGCCACCGTCGCCAAGGTCACCGTCATCACCCGCAAGTCCTACGGCGGCGCGTACTGCGTGATGGGTTCCAAGGACATGGGCGCCGATGTGGTGGTGGCCTGGCCGACGGCTCAGATCGCCGTGATGGGCGCCTCGGGCGCGGTGGGCTTCGTGTACCGCTCCGAGCTGCGCGACGCTGCCAAGAACGGCGAGGACGTCGATGCGCTGCGCCTGGAGCTGCAGCAGACCTACGAGGACACTCTGGTCAACCCCTACATCGCCGCTGAGCGCGGATACGTCGACGCGGTCATCCCCCCGTCGCACACCCGCGGCTACGTGGCCAACGCCCTGCGACTGCTGGAGCGCAAGATCATCCAGATGCCGCCGAAGAAGCACGGGAACATCCCACTGTGA